A genome region from Cucumis sativus cultivar 9930 chromosome 4, Cucumber_9930_V3, whole genome shotgun sequence includes the following:
- the LOC116403291 gene encoding uncharacterized protein LOC116403291, with the protein MKIYLQSIDYNLWLIVAKGPYVPMKNVDNVDTPKLEEEYDENEMKKCSFNAKAINCLYCALSKDEFNRISMCSSAQEIWNTLEITHEGTNQVKESKISMFVHNYELFKMDANETITDMFTRFTNIINALKGLGKVYTTSENVRKILRSLPKTWEAKVTAIQEAKDLTKLPLEELIGSLMTHEIIMKEHLEDESKKKKSIALKTISLEVDPEDEDGLDEDDIAYFSRKYKNFIKRKKIFQETPINPKRVKR; encoded by the coding sequence atgaaaatttatttgcaatctATTGACTATAATTTGTGGTTAATTGTTGCTAAAGGTCCTTATGTAcccatgaaaaatgttgataatgttgatacgcctaaattagaagaagagtatgatgaaaatgaaatgaaaaagtgttcATTTAATGCTAAGGCtattaattgtttgtattgtgccttgagtaaagatgaatttaatagaatatccATGTGTTCTTCCGctcaagaaatttggaatactcttgaaattactcatgaaggaacaaatcaagttaaagagtctaaaattagcatgtttgttcataattatgaattgtttaagATGGATGCTAATGAGACTATCACCGATATGTTTACTAGATTTACTAACATCATAAATGCTTTGAAGGGTCTTGGTAAAGTTTATACAACTTccgaaaatgttagaaaaattctaaGGTCTCTACCTAAGACTTGGGAAGCTAAGGTAACGGCGATTCAAGAAGCAAAGGATCTCACCAAACTTCCACTAGAGGAGCTTATTGGCTCACTCATGACTCATGAGATCATCATGAAGGAGCACTTGGAGGATgagtccaaaaagaagaagagcattGCATTAAAGACTATCTCCTTGGAAGTTGATCCCGAAGACGAGGATGGCCTTGATGAAGATGACATTGCTTATTTCTCACGtaagtacaaaaatttcataaaaagaaaaaaaatatttcaagaaacacctatcaacccaaaaagagtcaaaaggtga